In Xiphophorus hellerii strain 12219 chromosome 4, Xiphophorus_hellerii-4.1, whole genome shotgun sequence, a single genomic region encodes these proteins:
- the LOC116718234 gene encoding ADP-ribose glycohydrolase OARD1-like produces the protein MNMGKTEELYQSTNWILKYVTGDLFSCPRDESLAHCISEDCRMGAGIAVMFKKKFGRVSELKEQKKLPGQCAVLTHDQRFIYYLITKKKASQKPTYVNLRQSLEDMKSHCLENGVNRISIPRIGCGLDQLQWSKVSKILEQIFKETNISITVYSLPCVGSKLQMHAM, from the exons ATGAACATGGGCAAAACTGAGGAACTCTATCAATCAACCAACTGGATATTAAAGTATGTCACCGGAGATTTGTTCTCCTGTCCACGCGATGAATCCTTGGCCCACTGCATCAGTGAAGACTGTCGCATGGGAGCAGGCATAGCGGTGATGTTCAAGAAGAAGTTTGGTCGAGTCTCAGAGTTAAAGGAGCAGA AGAAGCTGCCGGGGCAGTGTGCTGTCCTGACACATGATCAACGTTTCATCTACTATCTG atcacaaagaaaaaagccagCCAGAAACCCACGTATGTCAACCTAAGACAGAGTCTGGAAGACATGAAATCTCACTGCTTAGAAAATGGTGTCAATAGGATATCAATACCCCG AATTGGCTGTGGCCTGGACCAGCTGCAGTGGTCAAAGGTGTCAAAGATCCTggaacagatctttaaagagacaaatatcTCCATCACAGTGTACAGCCTGCCCTGTGTTGGGTCAAAGCTTCAAATGCATGCCATGTAG